The following are encoded in a window of Sminthopsis crassicaudata isolate SCR6 chromosome 3, ASM4859323v1, whole genome shotgun sequence genomic DNA:
- the LOC141559770 gene encoding olfactory receptor 2AT4-like, protein MVQCNNQSAPPPVTVFVLLGFPALQEAPLPLFFIFLALYTLIVVGNVVILVAVVGDPRLHKPMYFFLCNLSALDILFTTTTVPKMLAMFLFRHNAISFAGCFLQMYSFHTLTVMESFILVVMAYDRYEAICHPLHYPSRMTPRANARLAAGAWAAALIIPAPVMVETARLEYTARAPVEHCFCDHLAVVRAACQDAGSEQQTFIGFCIAMTVSLVPLLLVLFSYGRILASVVKIASQEGRAKAFSTCTSHLLVVGTYYSSIAVAYVSYRMEMAIDLHVLSNVIFAILTPMLNPLIYTLRNKDVKEAIKTVSLKAFLHLKNS, encoded by the coding sequence ATGGTCCAGTGTAATAACCAAAGCGCGCCGCCCCCCGTGACGGTCTTCGTATTGCTGGGCTTCCCGGCCCTGCAGGAGGCCCCTCTCCCGCTCTTCTTCATCTTCCTGGCCCTCTACACTCTCATCGTGGTGGGCAACGTGGTGATTCTGGTGGCGGTGGTGGGGGATCCCAGGCTGCACAAGCCCATGTATTTCTTCCTGTGCAACCTCTCAGCCCTGGACATTCTCTTCACCACCACCACGGTGCCCAAGATGCTGGCCATGTTCCTCTTCCGGCACAACGCCATCTCCTTTGCCGGCTGCTTCCTGCAGATGTACAGTTTCCACACTCTCACCGTCATGGAGTCCTTCATCCTGGTGGTCATGGCCTATGACCGCTACGAGGCCATCTGCCACCCGCTGCACTACCCCAGCCGCATGACCCCGCGGGCCAACGCCAGGCTGGCAGCGGGCGCCTGGGCCGCGGCCCTGATCATCCCGGCCCCGGTGATGGTGGAGACGGCGCGGCTGGAGTACACGGCCAGGGCCCCGGTGGAGCACTGCTTCTGTGACCACCTCGCCGTGGTGAGGGCTGCCTGTCAGGATGCCGGGAGCGAGCAGCAGACGTTCATCGGCTTCTGCATTGCCATGACCGTGTCCTTGGTGCCCCTGCTCCTGGTGCTCTTCTCCTACGGGCGCATCCTGGCCTCGGTCGTGAAGATCGCCTCCCAGGAAGGTCGGGCCAAGGCCTTTTCCACCTGCACATCTCACCTGCTGGTGGTTGGTACCTACTACTCCTCCATCGCTGTGGCCTACGTGTCCTATCGGATGGAAATGGCCATTGACCTCCATGTGCTCAGCAACGTCATTTTTGCCATCTTGACCCCCATGTTGAACCCTCTCATCTACACGCTGAGGAACAAGGATGTAAAGGAAGCCATTAAGACGGTCTCTCTAAAagcatttcttcatttgaaaaactcTTAG